A DNA window from Mycosarcoma maydis chromosome 12, whole genome shotgun sequence contains the following coding sequences:
- a CDS encoding uncharacterized protein (related to Cytochrome P450), with protein sequence MSFEVTLSSAAEQIFALLLKPISLIRAYPITSFLASLVLVPLFLVLSAALFFFGIATWRYISLHILGTDMYSHIPRPARTDRYPLLTGHLGYIRKSPPVEGHLTFHRELNTKVYVYRGLFYSPRLMISDAKAMLHMLSAANSYNYEKPASTRLVLKNFLGEGVLVAEGDVHKRQRKILQPAFSVGAIRELNPIFMRYSRDLVEKIGQMVDRSNSNAKEGGVDGVTRPFVAQSSYAMKASKPGEPVIDIGWWCIRAALDIIGDAGFGYHFEALKVDVDPSIVVRRAGDELGDAFNTLFKLSLKIDIVRFLQLYLSNFKWLKWVNSIPNKRKWATDSAYGELEKVSMQIVDRKKAEIRGEMQDEIEARGKTTSSDAFTKADFDEKDSVSTNGSAPGKDLLHLMMRANMAADVSPKEKLDDAELIGQITTLLIAGHETTSNQTAWTLWLLAQQSSVQQKLRDEIHDHFGRGMERDPGYDELMSMPYLDAVCKESLRVNSAVPSTIRVAKTSADVPLSKPYPTRDGRGTFNSIHIPAGREVIIPITLINIDDEIWGPDAAEFVPERWLDLPPAPRQNGLPMHLMSFISGPRGCIGNRFALAEFKAMLCHLVGSFHFETVQDWKVEAKQTAVIRSRVVGQEDVGPQMPLRISRIPTV encoded by the coding sequence ATGTCTTTTGAAGTGACACTGTCCTCTGCCGCTGAGCAGATCTTTGCGCTCCTCCTGAAGCCCATCTCACTCATTCGCGCCTACCCCATCACATCTTTCTTGGcctcgctcgtccttgttccactcttcctcgtcctctccGCCGCACTCTTCTTTTTCGGCATTGCAACATGGCGCTATATCTCTCTGCACATACTTGGCACAGACATGTACTCTCACATCCCGCGTCCCGCACGAACCGACCGCTACCCGCTGCTTACTGGCCATCTCGGATACATTCGCAAGAGCCCGCCCGTCGAAGGACATCTTACCTTTCATCGCGAACTCAACACCAAGGTCTACGTCTATCGCGGCTTGTTCTACTCTCCCCGACTCATGATCTCCGATGCTAAAGCGATGCTTCACATGCTGAGTGCTGCTAACTCGTACAACTACGAAAAACCTGCTTCGACACGGTTGGTGTTGAAAAACTTTCTGGGCGAAGGAGTTCTGGTTGCCGAGGGCGATGTGCATAAGAGGCAGCGCAAGATCTTGCAGCCGGCGTTCAGTGTGGGAGCTATCCGAGAGTTGAACCCGATCTTTATGCGGTATTCGAGGGACCTTGTCGAAAAGATTGGTCAGATGGTCGATCGATCCAACTCGAACGCCAAAGAAGGGGGTGTGGATGGTGTTACGAGGCCATTTGTTGCTCAGTCGAGTTATGCGATGAAGGCGAGCAAACCAGGCGAACCGGTCATCGATATCGGCTGGTGGTGTATCCGTGCAGCTCTCGACATCATCGGCGATGCCGGCTTTGGCTATCATTTCGAAGCTCTCAAGGTAGACGTTGATCCTTCCATCGTGGTCAGACGAGCcggtgacgagctcggtgaTGCTTTCAACACGCTGTTCAAGTTGtcgctcaagatcgacatTGTTCGCTTTCTGCAACTGTACCTGTCGAATTTCAAGTGGCTGAAATGGGTCAACTCGATCCCTAACAAGCGCAAGTGGGCAACTGATTCAGCCTATGGCGAACTGGAAAAGGTGTCGATGCAAATCGTTGATCGCAAAAAAGCCGAGATTCGAGGTGAGATGCaggacgagatcgaagcTAGAGGTAAGACCACGTCAAGCGATGCATTCACCAAggccgactttgacgagaaAGACTCGGTCTCCACGAACGGTTCTGCACCAGGCAAAGACCTTTTGCATCTCATGATGCGAGCCAACATGGCCGCCGATGTGTCACCCAAGGAGAAactcgacgatgccgaaCTCATCGGGCAGATTACTACACTGCTCATTGCGGGACACGAGACAACCTCGAACCAAACAGCCTGGACGCTCTGGTTGCTGGCACAACAATCTTCGGTCCAACAAAAGCTGCGAGACGAGATTCACGACCACTTTGGCCGCGGAATGGAACGCGATCCGGGATACGACGAGTTGATGTCCATGCCGTACCTCGATGCAGTATGCAAGGAATCTTTGCGTGTCAACTCTGCTGTTCCCAGCACGATTCGAGTGGCCAAAACTTCCGCCGACGTCCCTCTCTCCAAACCCTACCCTACACGAGACGGGCGTGGCACGTTCAATTCCATACACATCCCAGCAGGTCGAGAAGTCATCATCCCCATCACCCTCATCAATATCGACGACGAAATCTGGGGCCCTGACGCTGCCGAGTTTGTCCCTGAAAGATGGCTCGACCTACCCCCAGCTCCCCGCCAAAACGGCCTGCCCATGCACCTGATGAGCTTTATCTCCGGACCAAGAGGCTGCATCGGCAACAGATTCGCGCTAGCCGAATTCAAAGCTATGCTCTGTCATCTCGTCGGAAGCTTCCACTTCGAAACCGTTCAAGATTGGAAGGTCGAGGCTAAGCAAACCGCCGTGATCCGTAGCAGGGTTGTTGGCCAGGAAGACGTTGGTCCGCAAATGCccttgcgcatctcgagaATTCCAACTGTCTAG
- a CDS encoding putative AAA family ATPase peroxin has product MSRSSKSKGRSAKSTIVTVQYDTTLKSSLVHLPMCLYAPLVDLAVPPQSLVVEIHPTPSSSQNALPYYAGWSGMSAAPLSVANSLSQNPASSANGKFSASDVLNISPSLAASFHPPLPDGATCSVRLLRSPPLPTAIKIDVTPLSADDWEILSLHAEEVELNMLGQVRAATTNQVITVHVGRGANTLVRFRVDSTTPTTTAVDAAEPDNEDTEAVAAAIAVRLSTDTEVIIAPRLRNKAVDPSLEEEHSLQPTSRPALNGAGAESEVQALRQTLPKLLWRVLPQRFAQGLHLDSLSTSVAVPPSSAVGYSQLRIVYPDTRLSVTKVSCPTNNSAQEMSNAGRDKSSVATTTNGYDDGDKDTASTSNTMPVRPTASARFVNADDLPGARVPTDAAWPERHVLVGAGLREQLGIQDYDLVRFGPPPPGFAKSVPAKVAAQPNTPSSSLEANEENGSDLAGVDRILSDAQDVISTCFRSRALEAVAGSSAEARPFQGSSSLLLSGGPGAGKTVVAKQLAANLSSDYRLCLATSYFDCSPYSEERVPVLRARFTEWLNDAAWKAPSLLILDNIDRIIPAEMEHVDSQRSRQLAEAFVARVRDCVKDFAVFVVATAQGSTSVHSLLNSSHLWLDNLQLKPPGKDGRREILSHLVGKKLKNANKQGEHAVSDLNFVTLATQTEGYLPADLRDLVERATHQAAIRSAEQGREATRALPAVNGLAEDAKQHGAANGIVSSSAEAGEALSITMDDFTQAQDGFTPLSLRDVKLEKSSVAWSDIGGLVETRRVLRETLEWPTKYAAIFASCPLRLRSGLLLYGYPGCGKTLLASAVAKECGLNFISVKGPEILNKYIGASEKSVRDLFDRAQAAKPCVLFFDEFDSIAPKRGHDSTGVTDRVVNQMLTQMDGAEGLDGVYVLAATSRPDLIDSALLRPGRLDKSLLCDMPGLEDRVDIMKAIARKVHLHPDVDLDKWATRTEGFSGADLQALLYNAHLEAIHESIAAVEEKDGEGKQDKDDSDGAVKFTTIGGAKKTLSGAERQALARKLELVLKNCQQPTTKVGRILPAHLTSAAPNGVHTDNGTEQKTKKSKTLVTEAHLETSIKSTRPSVPLEEQQRLRGIYRTFAGDRDGNFPDGEASTQIGARSSLM; this is encoded by the coding sequence ATGTCGCGCTCGTCCAAGTCAAAAGGTCGATCGGCCAAGTCGACGATTGTCACGGTTCAATATGATACCACCCTCAAGTCGTCGCTAGTCCATCTACCCATGTGCCTCTATGCACCACTGGTCGACCTTGCCGTCCCACCACAGTCGCTCGTTGTCGAGATTCATCCCACACCATCTTCGAGCCAGAATGCCCTTCCGTACTATGCAGGATGGTCAGGCATGAGCGCAGCACCGCTTTCGGTAGCGAACTCTCTCTCGCAGAACCCCGCTTCATCCGCCAACGGCAAGTTTTCCGCATCCGATGTTCTCAACatctctccctctctcgCAGCGTCGTTCCATCCACCTTTGCCAGACGGCGCCACGTGCTCGGTGCGTCTCCTCCGCTCTCCGCCTCTTCccaccgccatcaagaTTGACGTGACGCCGCTGTCTGCCGACGACTGGGAGATCCTCAGCTTGCATGCCGAAGAAGTGGAACTCAACATGCTCGGCCAAGTGCGTGCAGCTACCACCAACCAGGTCATCACTGTTCATGTTGGCAGGGGTGCAAACACGCTTGTTCGCTTCCGCGTCGACTCGACCACCCCAACCACCACTGCGGTagacgctgctgagccgGACAACGAGGACACAGAGGCTGTTGCCGCCGCCATCGCCGTTCGCCTTTCAACTGATACTGAAGTCATAATTGCTCCAAGATTGCGAAACAAGGCCGTAGACCCATCGTTGGAGGAGGAACACTCCTTGCAACCAACCAGCAGGCCAGCCCTAAACGGAGCCGGAGCCGAAAGTGAGGTGCAAGCTCTTCGGCAGACGCTCCCTAAGCTGCTCTGGCGTGTCTTACCTCAACGCTTTGCCCAGGGACTCCACCTCGACAGCTTGTCTACAAGCGTCGCTGTACCACCAAGTTCAGCTGTCGGCTATTCACAGCTGCGAATAGTTTATCCGGATACTCGCCTCTCCGTCACCAAAGTCTCGTGTCCGACTAACAACAGTGCTCAGGAGATGTCGAATGCAGGTAGAGACAAGAGCTCTGTAGCAACAACCACAAATGGATACGATGACGGCGACAAAGATACAGCCAGTACTTCAAACACGATGCCTGTGAGGCCAACAGCAAGTGCGAGGTTCGTCAATGCCGACGATCTACCAGGTGCCAGAGTGCCAACGGATGCAGCATGGCCAGAACGACACGTACTAGTTGGCGCAGGTCTGCGCGAACAGCTTGGTATTCAGGACTACGATCTTGTCCGCTTCGGTCCTCCACCACCCGGATTCGCCAAGTCAGTGCCGGCCAAGGTGGCAGCACAGCCCAACACGCCTTCTTCGTCCCTGGAAGCAAACGAAGAAAACGGATCCGATCTAGCAGGTGTCGACCGCATCCTCAGCGATGCACAAGATGtcatctcgacctgcttTCGTTCACGTGCTCTTGAGGCAGTAGCTGGCTCCTCTGCTGAAGCCAGACCATTCCAaggctcgtcgagcttgcttcTCTCCGGAGGTCCTGGTGCTGGAAAAACTGTGGTCGCCAAGCAACTTGCTGCCAATCTCTCGTCCGACTATCGCCTGTGTCTCGCCACCTCCTACTTCGACTGTTCGCCTTACAGCGAGGAACGCGTGCCTGTACTGCGCGCTCGCTTCACCGAATGGCTCAACGATGCAGCCTGGAAAGCACCCAGcctgctcatcctcgacaacATTGATCGTATCATCCCcgccgagatggagcaTGTCGATTCGCAGCGATCCCGCCAGCTGGCCGAAGCCTTTGTTGCAAGGGTTAGGGACTGCGTCAAGGATTTTGCTGTGTTTGTAGTTGCCACTGCACAGGGCAGTACCAGCGTCCACAGCTTGTTGAACTCGAGTCACCTGTGGTTGGATAACTTGCAGCTCAAGCCACCGGGCAAAGATGGCAGAAGAGAGATCCTGTCTCACCTGGtgggcaagaagctcaagaacGCAAACAAGCAAGGGGAGCACGCGGTCTCGGATCTCAATTTTGTCACTTTGGCGACGCAGACAGAAGGGTACTTGCCAGCCGACTTGCGCGACCTTGTCGAGAGGGCGACGCATCAGGCAGCTATTCGCAGTGCAGAGCAGGGTCGTGAAGCAACTCGAGCGCTTCCTGCAGTCAACGGGCTTGCTGAAGATGCAAAGCAACACGGGGCTGCGAATGGTATTGTCAGCTCTTCCGCAGAGGCAGGAGAGGCGCTATCGATCACCATGGACGACTTTACGCAAGCACAGGATGGATTCACCCCGCTATCACTGCGAGACGTCAAGCTGGAAAAGTCTTCTGTCGCATGGTCCGACATTGGTGGGCTGGTCGAAACGCGCCGTGTGCTTCGCGAGACACTCGAATGGCCCACAAAATACGCAGCAATTTTCGCCTCGTGTCCGTTGCGACTTCGTTCCGGTCTGTTGTTGTATGGTTACCCAGGATGCGGTAAGACGCTGCTCGCTTCAGCCGTCGCCAAGGAATGTGGACTCAACTTTATCAGCGTCAAAGGACCCGAAATCCTCAACAAGTACATCGGAGCATCCGAAAAATCTGTCCGCGATCTATTCGatcgagcacaagcagccAAGCCGTGCGTGCTGTTCTTCGACGAGTtcgactcgatcgcgcCGAAGCGTGGTCACGACAGTACGGGCGTGACGGATCGCGTGGTCAACCAGATGCTGACACAGATGGACGGTGCGGAAGGATTGGATGGCGTGTAcgtgcttgctgccacCAGTCGACCGGATTTGATCGATTCAGCGCTCTTGAGGCCAGGTCGTTTGGACAAGTCGCTGCTGTGCGATATGCCCGGGTTGGAGGATCGCGTGGATATTATGAAGGCCATTGCGAGAAAGGTGCATTTGCATCCTGACGTGGACTTGGACAAGTGGGCCACGAGGACCGAGGGCTTCTCAGGAGCCGATCTGCAGGCATTGCTGTACAACGCTCACTTGGAggcgattcacgaatccaTCGCTGCGGTCGAAGAGAAAGATGGAGAGGGAAAGCAGGACAAAGACGATTCGGATGGTGCGGTCAAATTTACCACTATTGGTGGGGCCAAGAAGACATTGAGCGGGGCAGAGAGGCAGGCGTTGGCACGgaagcttgagctggtgCTCAAGAATTGTCAACAGCCAACGACCAAGGTTGGACGCATTCTCCCTGCTCACCTCACTTCTGCTGCGCCTAACGGCGTTCACACCGACAATGGCACGGAGCAAAAGAcaaagaagagcaagacgctgGTCACCGAAGCGCATCTAGAAACTTCGATCAAGAGCACACGCCCCAGTGTGCCactggaagagcagcaaaggtTGCGAGGTATCTACAGGACTTTTGCAGGCGATAGAGATGGAAATTTCCCGGATGGTGAGGCGAGCACGCAGATCGGGGCCAGAAGCAGCCTTATGTAG
- a CDS encoding putative translation termination factor eRF1 has translation MANAQDAAEANIQIWKIKKLVKQLDAARGAGTSMISLILPPRSQISQASNMLTQEYGTASNIKSRVNRLSVLAAITSTQQRLKLYNRVPDNGLVVYCGTILTDEGKEKKVNFSFEPFKPINTSLYLCDNKFHTEALSELLEADAKFGFIVMDGNGSLFGTLSGNTRTVLQKLSVDLPKKHGRGGQSALRFARLREEARHNYVRKIAELSTQHFITDNKCNVAGLVLAGSADFKTELSQSDMFDYRLQPKIVKIVDVSYGGENGFNQAIELAAETLSNVKFVQEKRLIQKYFDEISMETGKYCFGLEDTFKALDLGAVETLIVWENLDVTRYVLKDSDGSQQVLMLTKEQEKDRSRFMDRATGEAMEQVEEPMPLLEWLAENYRQFGTNLEFVTDRSQEGMQFCKGFGGIGGILRYKVAFEDMAVFEDEDEFMSDDSDD, from the coding sequence ATGGCTAACGCACAAGACGCCGCAGAGGCCAACATCCAGATCTGgaagatcaagaagctcgtcaagcagctcgatgctgctcgcgGTGCTGGTACCTCGATGATTTCGCTCATCCTTCCACCAAGGTCTCAGATCTCCCAAGCTTCCAACATGCTTACCCAAGAGTACGGTACCGCTTCCAACATCAAATCGCGTGTCAACCGTCTCTCGGTGCTTGCCGCCATCACCTCCACACAGCAGCGTCTAAAGCTCTACAACAGAGTTCCCGACAACGGTCTCGTCGTATACTGTGGCACCATCCTCACCGACGAAGGCAAGGAGAAGAAAGTCAACTTTTCCTTCGAGCCTTTTAAGCCCATCAACACATCTCTTTACCTTTGCGACAACAAATTCCACACCGAAGCGCTAagcgagcttctcgaggCCGATGCCAAGTTTGGTTTCATCGTCATGGACGGTAACGGTTCGCTTTTCGGTACGCTTTCGGGTAACACCCGTACAGTTTTGCAGAAGCTCTCGGTAGACTTGCCAAAGAAGCACGGTCGTGGTGGTCAGTCAGCGCTTCGCTTCGCCCGTCTACGTGAGGAAGCGCGTCACAACTACGTTCGAAAGATTGCCGAGCTTTCCACCCAGCACTTTATCACCGACAACAAGTGCAACGTCGCCGGTCTCGTTCTTGCAGGTTCCGCTGATTTCAAGACCGAGCTCAGTCAGTCCGACATGTTCGACTACCGTCTTCAACCCAAAATTGTCAAGATTGTCGATGTCTCGTATGGTGGCGAGAATGGTTTCAATCAGGCTATCGAGCTGGCCGCCGAGACGCTGTCCAATGTCAAGTTCGTCCAGGAGAAGAGACTCATCCAAAAATACTTTGACGAAATCTCCATGGAGACAGGCAAGTACTGCTTCGGTCTGGAAGACACCTTCAAGGCCTTGGATCTTGGTGCCGTAGAGACTTTGATCGTTTGGGAGAATTTGGACGTCACACGCTATGTGCTCAAAGACAGTGACGGCAGCCAGCAGGTTTTGATGCTGACCAAGGAGCAGGAGAAGGATCGCAGCCGCTTCATGGATCGTGCCACTGGCGAGGCCATGGAACAAGTCGAAGAACCCATGCCACTTCTCGAATGGCTTGCAGAAAACTACCGTCAGTTCGGTACTAACCTCGAATTCGTCACTGATCGATCGCAAGAGGGTATGCAGTTCTGCAAAGGATTCGGTGGCATCGGTGGTATTCTGCGATACAAGGTCGCCTTCGAGGACATGGCCGTAttcgaggacgaggacgagttCATGAGcgacgactcggacgactAA